One region of Catenuloplanes indicus genomic DNA includes:
- a CDS encoding RsmB/NOP family class I SAM-dependent RNA methyltransferase — protein sequence MSSPDPRSGNSGSQPRTGGFGSSYVRRRADAGATESGSGHQADRPHNAGRPRRSDGPGDGRGRDRDSHGGGRAPRGGRPPSDPARQAAYEAIAAVHRDDAYANLVLPQILADMRLFGRDAAFATELTYGTLRLVGTLDLIIKAAAGRDVERIDPPARDAMRLGAYQLLHTRVPAHAAVATTVDLVRSVAPGAAGFANAVLRQITTKNWDEWIAEVAPSRDEDPIGNLSVTHAHPPWIVRAFAESLGGDMAETARALAEDNERPPVHLCARPGRADAVTLADELGGAPGAFSPYAVYLPGGAPGDLSALAQGRVHVQDEGSQLVATALSQAPIEGTDASWLDLCAGPGGKAGLLGALAAERGARVTAVEVAEHRARLVANATRGLPVTTIVADGRTAGTGELPAGSFDRVLVDAPCTGLGSLRRRPESRWRRKPTDLPPLTSLQRELLVAALKAVRPGGVVAYVTCSPHVVETQVTVTEAARRSKLPVDFVDARPLLPTGMPGLGSGPTVQLWPHRHGTDAMFLAILRRTA from the coding sequence ATGAGCAGCCCTGACCCCAGGTCCGGCAATTCCGGTTCGCAGCCGCGTACCGGCGGTTTCGGATCTTCATATGTGCGGCGGCGTGCCGACGCCGGCGCGACCGAGTCCGGCTCCGGGCACCAGGCGGACCGGCCGCACAACGCCGGCCGGCCGCGGCGCTCCGACGGCCCCGGTGACGGCCGGGGCCGGGACCGCGACTCGCACGGCGGCGGCCGGGCTCCACGCGGCGGCCGTCCGCCGTCCGACCCGGCCCGGCAGGCCGCCTACGAGGCGATCGCGGCCGTGCACCGCGACGACGCGTACGCGAACCTGGTGCTGCCGCAGATCCTGGCGGACATGCGGCTGTTCGGCCGGGACGCCGCGTTCGCGACCGAGCTGACCTACGGCACGCTGCGCCTGGTCGGCACGCTCGACCTGATCATCAAGGCGGCCGCGGGCCGCGACGTCGAGCGGATCGACCCGCCGGCCCGGGACGCGATGCGCCTCGGCGCCTACCAGCTGCTGCATACCCGGGTGCCGGCGCACGCCGCGGTCGCCACCACGGTCGACCTGGTCCGCTCGGTCGCGCCCGGCGCGGCCGGCTTCGCCAACGCGGTGCTGCGCCAGATCACCACGAAGAACTGGGACGAGTGGATCGCCGAGGTCGCGCCGTCCCGCGACGAGGACCCGATCGGGAACCTGTCGGTCACGCACGCACACCCGCCGTGGATCGTGCGTGCGTTCGCCGAGTCGCTCGGCGGCGACATGGCCGAGACCGCCCGCGCGCTCGCCGAGGACAACGAGCGCCCGCCGGTCCACCTGTGCGCCCGCCCCGGTCGCGCGGACGCGGTCACGCTCGCGGACGAACTCGGCGGTGCGCCCGGCGCGTTCTCGCCGTACGCGGTCTACCTGCCCGGCGGCGCCCCCGGCGACCTGTCCGCGCTGGCCCAGGGCCGCGTCCACGTCCAGGACGAGGGCTCCCAGCTCGTCGCCACCGCCCTTTCCCAGGCCCCGATCGAGGGTACGGACGCCAGCTGGCTGGACCTGTGCGCCGGACCGGGCGGCAAGGCCGGTCTGCTCGGCGCGCTCGCGGCCGAGCGGGGCGCCCGCGTCACCGCGGTCGAGGTCGCGGAGCACCGCGCCCGCCTGGTCGCGAACGCCACCCGCGGTCTGCCGGTCACCACGATCGTCGCGGACGGCCGCACCGCCGGCACCGGTGAGCTGCCGGCCGGCTCGTTCGACCGGGTGCTGGTCGACGCGCCGTGCACCGGCCTCGGCTCGCTGCGCCGCCGTCCCGAGTCCCGCTGGCGCCGCAAGCCCACCGACCTGCCGCCGCTCACCAGCCTCCAGCGCGAGCTGCTGGTCGCGGCGCTGAAGGCGGTCCGGCCGGGCGGCGTCGTCGCCTACGTGACCTGCTCCCCGCACGTGGTGGAGACGCAGGTGACGGTCACCGAGGCGGCCCGCCGGTCCAAACTCCCGGTCGACTTCGTCGACGCCCGCCCGCTGCTGCCCACCGGCATGCCCGGTCTCGGCAGCGGCCCCACCGTCCAGCTCTGGCCGCACCGCCACGGCACCGACGCGATGTTCCTCGCCATACTCCGCCGTACGGCGTAA
- the bla gene encoding class A beta-lactamase, with amino-acid sequence MKLVKIVTAAVAVLALTPAPASATGVYQRLEQRYDARLGVYAVDTGTGRTVTFRPDERFAYASTFKALAAAAVLDRTTDAELRRVIRYTAADLVDYSPVTELHVDEGMTLAAIAEAAITVSDNTAGNLLFRELGGPDGLERALRAIGDRVTSADRIETELNTAIPGDRRDTSTPRALATGLRAYALGGELCRGDREQLTAWLRANTTGAETIRAGVPAGWVVGDKTGSGGYGTRNDIAVLWPPSGAPIVLAVLSTRDTADAAYDNALLADAAAAVVDRFGY; translated from the coding sequence GTGAAGCTTGTGAAGATCGTGACGGCGGCGGTGGCAGTGCTCGCGCTGACCCCGGCACCGGCGTCCGCGACCGGCGTATACCAGCGGCTGGAGCAGCGGTACGACGCGCGGCTCGGCGTCTACGCGGTGGACACCGGCACCGGGCGGACGGTCACGTTCCGGCCGGACGAGCGGTTCGCGTACGCGTCCACGTTCAAGGCGCTGGCCGCGGCCGCGGTGCTGGACCGGACCACGGACGCGGAGCTGCGGCGCGTAATCCGGTACACGGCCGCGGACCTGGTCGACTACTCGCCGGTCACGGAACTGCACGTGGACGAGGGCATGACGCTCGCCGCGATCGCCGAGGCCGCGATCACGGTCAGCGACAACACGGCGGGCAACCTGCTCTTCCGCGAGCTGGGCGGTCCGGACGGCCTGGAACGGGCGCTGCGTGCGATCGGCGACCGCGTCACCTCGGCCGACCGGATCGAGACCGAGCTGAACACCGCGATCCCGGGTGACCGGCGGGACACCAGCACGCCGCGCGCGCTCGCCACCGGCCTGCGCGCCTACGCGCTCGGCGGCGAACTGTGCCGCGGCGACCGCGAGCAACTCACCGCGTGGCTGCGCGCGAACACCACCGGCGCGGAGACGATCCGCGCGGGCGTCCCGGCCGGCTGGGTGGTCGGCGACAAGACCGGATCCGGCGGGTACGGCACGCGCAACGACATCGCGGTCCTCTGGCCGCCGTCCGGCGCACCGATCGTGCTCGCGGTGCTGTCCACGAGGGACACGGCGGACGCGGCGTACGACAACGCGCTGCTGGCGGACGCGGCCGCCGCGGTCGTGGACCGTTTCGGCTACTGA
- a CDS encoding cytochrome P450, whose product MTDVFTDPDRYADMTAWHREVAELRARAPIHRVTADGFDPFWAVVGHAEVLEIERRPELFPNAAQPWVMNRADLDAQRAAGPAPRTLIHMNGDEHAAYRRLGNDWFRPASLAALQVRLDELAGQAIDRMSALDGRCDFASDVAQPYPLKVILELMGLPEEEYPRVVALTQDFFARDGDAAVLANLFGYMLALTAARRENPSGDLASAVSNGTIGGAPIGDVEAVSYHMMVATSGYESTAKALTGGMWALATNPEQLARLRRNPDLIDGAVDEMVRYSSPVRHMMRTAAADTRVGDVDIAAGDWLLLSFTGANRDPKKFPDPDAFDVARPNAANHLAFGFGPHHCMGAALARMEMRTFFRRLLPRLEWVTLDGEPALTDTTFIGGLRTLPIRYRLAD is encoded by the coding sequence ATGACCGACGTCTTCACCGATCCGGACCGATACGCCGACATGACGGCCTGGCACCGCGAGGTCGCGGAGCTGCGCGCCCGGGCGCCGATCCACCGGGTGACCGCGGACGGGTTCGACCCGTTCTGGGCGGTCGTCGGGCACGCCGAGGTGCTGGAGATCGAGCGCCGGCCGGAGCTCTTCCCGAACGCGGCGCAGCCATGGGTGATGAACCGGGCCGACCTGGACGCGCAGCGGGCGGCCGGACCGGCGCCGCGCACGCTGATCCACATGAACGGCGACGAGCACGCCGCCTACCGCCGGCTCGGCAACGACTGGTTCCGGCCGGCCAGCCTCGCCGCGCTGCAGGTGCGCCTGGACGAACTGGCCGGACAGGCGATCGACCGCATGTCCGCGCTGGACGGCCGCTGCGACTTCGCGTCCGACGTCGCGCAGCCGTACCCGCTGAAGGTGATCCTGGAACTGATGGGCCTGCCCGAGGAGGAGTATCCGCGGGTCGTCGCGCTGACCCAGGACTTCTTCGCCCGGGACGGCGACGCCGCGGTGCTGGCGAACCTGTTCGGCTACATGCTCGCGCTGACCGCGGCCCGGCGGGAGAACCCGTCCGGTGACCTGGCCAGCGCGGTCTCGAACGGCACGATCGGCGGTGCGCCGATCGGTGACGTGGAGGCGGTCAGCTACCACATGATGGTGGCGACGTCCGGCTACGAGTCCACCGCGAAGGCGCTCACCGGTGGCATGTGGGCGCTGGCCACCAACCCGGAACAGCTCGCCCGGCTGCGGCGCAACCCGGACCTGATCGACGGCGCGGTCGACGAGATGGTCCGCTACTCCTCGCCGGTACGGCACATGATGCGCACCGCGGCGGCGGACACCCGGGTCGGCGACGTGGACATCGCGGCCGGCGACTGGCTGCTGCTGTCGTTCACCGGCGCGAACCGCGACCCGAAGAAGTTCCCCGACCCGGACGCGTTCGACGTCGCCCGCCCGAACGCGGCGAACCATCTGGCGTTCGGCTTCGGCCCGCACCACTGCATGGGCGCGGCGCTGGCCCGGATGGAGATGCGCACGTTCTTCCGCCGCCTGCTGCCCCGGCTGGAGTGGGTCACGCTGGACGGCGAGCCCGCGCTGACCGACACCACGTTCATCGGCGGCCTGCGCACGCTGCCGATCCGCTACCGGCTGGCGGACTGA
- a CDS encoding MFS transporter, whose product MSTTRVAPARIGRLSIGALGVLALALGTLQSVVEPALPLLQRELGVSPSAGALVANSLLITGAIAAPVAGRLGDRYGGRRVLAGLMAMVSAGGLLAATAPNLPMLLLGQLLQGVMIGALPLSFILVRRHLPAGRSQAVIGVVVALFTGGGIVGTAVAGPIAEGLSWQWMFALPTLVIMGATLAVLRLMPDDPPVRAERARRSRTVLPAGAYLLTFVVTASFGMVTFLVPQLFAASGDGYGLGLGTTQIGLLLLPGAIAGVLADSVGGVAARRFGPRAVVVTGAVFTVAAMAGLVLMHDAAWQLALAKAVTAVAAGAGTTALLAGTVSTVDADHTGAATSLLVVTRVAGIAVGAQVAGVILGSGTGEPAFVTGFAVAGAVAALALFSVRTTNREVQQ is encoded by the coding sequence GTGTCCACAACACGTGTCGCTCCCGCCCGGATCGGGCGGCTGTCCATCGGGGCCCTGGGCGTGCTGGCGCTCGCTCTCGGCACCCTGCAATCGGTGGTGGAGCCCGCGCTCCCGCTGCTGCAACGGGAACTGGGCGTCAGCCCTTCCGCGGGCGCGCTGGTCGCCAATTCGCTGCTGATCACCGGCGCGATCGCCGCGCCGGTGGCCGGGCGGCTCGGCGACCGCTACGGCGGGCGGCGGGTGCTGGCCGGGCTGATGGCCATGGTCTCGGCCGGCGGGCTGCTCGCCGCCACCGCACCGAATCTGCCGATGCTCCTGCTCGGCCAGCTGCTGCAGGGCGTGATGATCGGAGCGTTGCCGCTCTCCTTCATCCTGGTCCGCAGGCACCTGCCGGCCGGGCGGTCGCAGGCGGTGATAGGTGTGGTCGTCGCGTTGTTCACCGGTGGCGGCATCGTGGGGACCGCGGTCGCCGGGCCGATCGCCGAAGGGCTGTCCTGGCAGTGGATGTTCGCGCTGCCGACGTTGGTGATCATGGGGGCCACGCTGGCCGTCCTCCGGCTGATGCCGGACGATCCACCGGTCCGGGCGGAGCGGGCCAGGAGGTCACGTACGGTGCTGCCGGCCGGTGCCTACCTGCTCACCTTCGTCGTCACCGCGAGCTTCGGCATGGTCACCTTCCTGGTCCCGCAGCTGTTCGCGGCGTCCGGTGACGGGTACGGCCTCGGCCTCGGCACCACCCAGATCGGCTTGCTCCTGCTGCCCGGCGCGATCGCCGGCGTGCTGGCCGACTCGGTCGGCGGGGTCGCGGCCCGGCGGTTCGGCCCGCGTGCCGTGGTCGTCACCGGCGCCGTGTTCACCGTGGCCGCGATGGCCGGCCTGGTGCTGATGCACGACGCCGCCTGGCAGCTGGCGCTGGCCAAGGCGGTTACCGCGGTCGCGGCCGGCGCCGGCACCACGGCGCTGCTGGCCGGCACCGTGTCCACCGTCGATGCCGACCACACCGGCGCCGCCACCAGCCTGCTGGTGGTCACCCGGGTGGCCGGCATCGCCGTCGGCGCCCAGGTCGCCGGCGTGATCCTCGGCTCCGGGACCGGGGAGCCCGCGTTCGTCACCGGTTTCGCGGTCGCCGGTGCGGTTGCCGCGCTGGCGCTCTTCTCCGTTCGCACCACCAACAGGGAGGTTCAGCAATGA
- a CDS encoding FAD-dependent monooxygenase gives MTRVLISGASIAGPAVAYWLARSGFEVTVVEKAGALRGGGYPIDIRGSALEVARRMGILPRLREAHVDVRRLTFFGDDGGRIASVRPAAHGEDVEVRRGDLAESLYALVRDDVEFLFGDSIDTLGEPGDVTFRSGRQRSFDLVIGADGTHSRTREAVFGPEDRFHRYLGYCFAIFTTPNTWGLSREILMWNGPGRAAALYATRDELHAFFTFHRPQPPVEVLRDPAAQRELVAETFADAGWEIPRMVEAMRGADDMFFDTVGQIRMPGWSRGRVALVGDAAYTPSFLTGQGSSLALSGAYLLAHSLATHPDHVEAFAAYEREMRGYVAVNQALADNGAALFPVTRDALEQRNRTLRGLDAMPATAAQPAYSALVLPPEASPVR, from the coding sequence ATGACAAGGGTACTGATCTCGGGAGCCAGCATCGCCGGGCCTGCGGTGGCGTACTGGCTCGCCCGGTCCGGGTTCGAGGTGACCGTGGTCGAGAAGGCGGGCGCGCTGCGCGGTGGCGGCTACCCGATCGACATCCGCGGCTCCGCGCTGGAGGTGGCCCGGCGGATGGGGATCCTGCCACGTCTGCGCGAGGCGCACGTGGACGTGCGCCGCCTGACGTTCTTCGGCGACGACGGCGGCCGGATCGCCTCGGTCCGGCCGGCGGCGCACGGCGAGGATGTCGAGGTGCGCCGCGGCGATCTCGCCGAGAGCCTGTACGCGCTGGTCCGGGACGACGTGGAATTCCTGTTCGGCGACTCGATCGACACGCTGGGCGAACCCGGGGACGTGACGTTCCGTAGCGGGCGGCAACGCTCGTTCGACCTGGTGATCGGCGCGGACGGGACACACTCCCGTACCCGGGAGGCGGTGTTCGGGCCCGAGGACCGGTTCCATCGTTACCTCGGCTACTGCTTCGCGATCTTCACCACGCCGAACACCTGGGGGCTGTCCCGGGAGATCCTGATGTGGAACGGCCCGGGCCGGGCCGCCGCGCTCTACGCCACGCGGGACGAGCTGCACGCCTTCTTCACCTTCCACCGGCCGCAGCCGCCGGTCGAGGTGCTGCGGGACCCGGCCGCGCAGCGGGAACTGGTCGCGGAGACGTTCGCGGACGCGGGGTGGGAGATCCCGCGCATGGTGGAGGCGATGCGGGGCGCGGACGACATGTTCTTCGACACGGTCGGGCAGATCCGCATGCCGGGGTGGTCGCGGGGGCGCGTCGCGCTCGTCGGGGACGCCGCGTACACGCCGTCGTTCCTCACCGGCCAGGGCTCCAGCCTCGCGCTGTCCGGGGCCTACCTGCTCGCACACTCGCTGGCCACTCACCCGGACCACGTCGAGGCCTTCGCCGCGTACGAGCGCGAGATGCGCGGATACGTGGCGGTCAACCAGGCGCTGGCCGACAACGGCGCCGCGCTCTTCCCGGTCACCCGGGACGCGCTGGAACAGCGCAACCGGACGCTGCGCGGGCTGGACGCCATGCCGGCCACGGCGGCGCAGCCGGCCTACTCGGCGCTGGTGCTGCCGCCGGAGGCCAGCCCGGTGCGGTAG
- a CDS encoding response regulator transcription factor, whose translation MTVRVLLADDQALLRDAFRLLLDSADDITVVGEAANGEQAVRLTRELRPDVVIMDIRMPGVDGLTATARISEDPRLRASRVLILTTYETDEHVARALRAGASGFLGKGVGAKELLDAVRTIAAGDSLLSPAATRSLISRFLAGPGQAAVHDSLTPREREMVALVATGLSNQEIAERMVVSPFTVRAHVQRAMTKLHARDRAQLVVIAYRTGLASGGSTSAE comes from the coding sequence GTGACCGTCCGGGTGCTGCTCGCCGACGACCAGGCCCTGCTCCGGGACGCGTTCCGGCTGCTGCTCGACAGCGCGGACGACATCACCGTCGTCGGCGAGGCCGCCAACGGCGAGCAGGCCGTACGGCTCACCCGGGAGCTGCGCCCGGACGTGGTGATCATGGACATCCGGATGCCCGGCGTGGACGGGCTCACCGCCACCGCCCGCATCAGCGAGGATCCGCGGCTGCGCGCCAGCCGGGTGCTGATCCTCACCACGTACGAGACCGACGAGCACGTGGCCCGGGCTCTGCGGGCGGGCGCGAGCGGGTTCCTCGGCAAGGGCGTCGGCGCGAAGGAGCTGCTGGACGCGGTCCGCACGATCGCCGCCGGGGACAGCTTGCTCTCCCCCGCCGCCACCCGCTCCCTGATCTCCCGTTTCCTGGCCGGTCCGGGCCAGGCCGCCGTCCACGACTCGCTCACCCCGCGCGAGCGCGAGATGGTCGCGCTGGTCGCGACCGGTCTGTCCAATCAGGAGATAGCGGAACGGATGGTGGTCAGCCCGTTCACCGTCCGGGCCCACGTGCAGCGCGCGATGACGAAGCTGCACGCCCGCGACCGCGCGCAGCTCGTCGTCATCGCCTACCGCACCGGGCTGGCCTCCGGCGGCAGCACCAGCGCCGAGTAG
- a CDS encoding sensor histidine kinase, translated as MAKAAVVTVAFALCLLGGSIQADGAVAAPRPGAYLVAVLSCTALTLRHRAPLAALAGTTVTGALAQPLGMLSTPLIVAPALVATYVYALVTVTERRVVAVLSLASAVLLVTAAPVSGSLSWRDATRMVLMAVLPPVAGVLGRSVRHRRAYLAALEERALRAVAEERIRIARELHDLVAHQITLANAQATVAEHLFDVRPEQTRVSLRQLVETTGHALDALRATVGLLRQSGDDAVAGEPAPGLGRLPELLDAFRSAGLEVSVHSSGPAQALAPDVDLAAYRIVQEALTNVTKHAATGAARVGLAWTPDLLTVTVTDDGTGAGPAPGYGLIGMRERATAAGGRFAAGPRPEGGFLVTAELPLQGPA; from the coding sequence GTGGCGAAGGCGGCGGTCGTTACGGTGGCGTTCGCGCTCTGCCTGCTCGGCGGCTCCATCCAGGCGGACGGCGCGGTCGCCGCGCCACGGCCCGGCGCGTACCTCGTCGCCGTGTTGTCCTGCACCGCCCTGACGCTGCGGCATCGGGCGCCGCTGGCGGCGCTGGCCGGCACCACCGTCACCGGCGCGCTGGCGCAGCCCCTCGGGATGTTGTCGACCCCGCTGATCGTGGCACCGGCCCTGGTCGCCACCTACGTGTACGCGCTGGTGACGGTCACCGAGCGGCGAGTCGTGGCCGTGCTCTCGCTCGCCTCGGCGGTGCTGCTGGTGACGGCCGCGCCGGTGTCCGGGAGCCTGTCCTGGCGGGATGCGACGAGGATGGTGCTGATGGCGGTGCTACCGCCGGTGGCCGGCGTGCTCGGCCGCTCGGTGCGGCACCGGCGTGCCTATCTGGCGGCTCTGGAGGAGCGGGCGCTGCGGGCCGTCGCCGAGGAGCGGATCCGCATCGCGCGGGAGCTGCACGACCTGGTCGCCCACCAGATCACCCTGGCCAACGCGCAGGCCACGGTCGCCGAGCATCTGTTCGACGTGCGCCCGGAGCAGACCCGCGTCAGCCTGCGGCAGCTGGTCGAGACGACCGGGCATGCGCTGGACGCGCTGCGGGCCACGGTGGGCCTGCTGCGGCAGTCCGGCGACGACGCGGTGGCCGGGGAGCCGGCGCCGGGGCTGGGCCGGCTACCGGAGCTGCTCGACGCGTTCCGTAGCGCGGGGCTGGAGGTGTCGGTGCACTCCTCGGGGCCGGCCCAGGCGCTGGCACCGGATGTGGACCTGGCCGCGTACCGGATCGTGCAGGAGGCGCTGACCAACGTGACCAAACACGCCGCCACCGGAGCCGCCCGGGTCGGCCTGGCGTGGACGCCGGACCTGCTGACCGTGACCGTCACCGATGACGGAACCGGTGCCGGCCCCGCACCCGGGTACGGGCTGATCGGGATGCGGGAACGCGCCACCGCGGCCGGCGGGCGCTTCGCCGCCGGCCCCCGTCCGGAGGGCGGCTTCCTGGTCACCGCCGAGTTGCCGCTGCAGGGGCCGGCGTGA
- a CDS encoding NAD(P)/FAD-dependent oxidoreductase → MSQGGKVVIVGAGMVGAATARVLARSGADVVVVDRGPSAGGTSSGGEGNILVSDKGPGAELRLTQRSLAAWARVRAELRDELPAGFPDLEFEAKGGLVAATTEAGAAALLAFAASQRAAGVIAEVVDGDRAHELEPDLTRALTAAVYYPQDAQVQPVIATEALLAAARRHGARVLQGVEVLGPVLSGQTVTGVRTAAGTLPADAVVIAAGPWSGEVAARFGVPLPVRPRRGTVLVTARMRQRVFHKVYDADYVGAVGSGASGLMVSSVVESTAAGTVLIGSSRERRGFDDRIEARVLAALAAKALLLFPFLADVPVMRAYGGFRPFVPDHLPVIGEDPRRPGLWHATGHEGAGIGLSLATADLLHDAMLGGDPGGGAGSGDLAGTGGPGRPSGSGDDLAAAFRPDRPSLRPHLEGTTA, encoded by the coding sequence GTGTCCCAGGGTGGGAAGGTGGTCATCGTCGGAGCCGGCATGGTCGGCGCCGCGACCGCGCGCGTGCTCGCTCGCTCCGGCGCCGACGTGGTCGTCGTCGACCGCGGCCCGAGCGCGGGTGGCACGTCCTCCGGCGGCGAGGGCAACATCCTGGTCTCCGACAAGGGCCCCGGTGCGGAGCTGCGTCTCACTCAGCGGTCGCTGGCCGCGTGGGCGCGCGTGCGTGCCGAACTACGCGACGAACTGCCCGCCGGTTTCCCCGACCTGGAGTTCGAGGCCAAGGGCGGCCTGGTCGCCGCGACCACCGAGGCCGGCGCGGCCGCGCTGCTGGCGTTCGCCGCGTCCCAGCGCGCCGCCGGAGTGATCGCCGAGGTGGTCGACGGCGACCGCGCGCACGAGCTGGAGCCGGACCTCACCCGCGCGCTGACCGCCGCGGTCTACTACCCGCAGGACGCGCAGGTGCAGCCGGTGATCGCGACCGAGGCGCTGCTCGCGGCCGCCCGCCGGCACGGTGCCCGGGTGCTGCAGGGCGTCGAGGTCCTCGGCCCGGTCCTCTCCGGACAAACCGTGACGGGGGTACGGACCGCGGCCGGCACGCTGCCCGCGGACGCCGTGGTGATCGCGGCGGGCCCGTGGTCCGGCGAGGTCGCCGCGCGCTTCGGCGTGCCGCTGCCGGTCCGCCCGCGCCGCGGCACCGTGCTGGTCACCGCGCGGATGCGGCAGCGCGTGTTCCACAAGGTCTACGACGCGGACTACGTCGGCGCGGTCGGCTCCGGCGCGTCCGGCCTGATGGTCTCCAGCGTGGTCGAGTCCACCGCGGCCGGCACCGTGCTGATCGGCTCGTCCCGCGAACGCCGCGGCTTCGACGACCGGATCGAGGCCCGCGTACTGGCCGCGCTCGCCGCCAAGGCGCTGCTGCTGTTCCCGTTCCTGGCGGACGTGCCGGTGATGCGCGCGTACGGCGGCTTCCGCCCGTTCGTCCCGGACCATCTGCCGGTGATCGGCGAGGACCCGCGCCGCCCCGGCCTGTGGCACGCCACCGGCCACGAGGGCGCCGGCATCGGTCTCAGCCTCGCCACCGCCGACCTGCTCCACGACGCGATGCTCGGCGGCGATCCCGGCGGCGGCGCCGGTTCCGGCGACCTCGCCGGTACCGGCGGTCCCGGCCGGCCGAGCGGGTCCGGAGACGATCTCGCCGCCGCGTTCCGTCCGGACCGGCCGAGCCTGCGGCCGCACCTGGAAGGAACCACCGCATGA
- a CDS encoding (2Fe-2S)-binding protein yields the protein MTGPYRIAPARDPVAPADGGAIALTVDGETVTGRAGQTIAGVLLAAGRVSWRTSPRSGRPRGVFCGIGVCFDCLVVVNGLRDVRACQRRATDGDVITRQDDADEPGGHAAAPHDGGGPGSSAAGPASGEQFGAGGAR from the coding sequence ATGACGGGTCCCTATCGCATCGCGCCCGCGCGGGATCCGGTCGCGCCCGCGGACGGCGGCGCGATCGCGCTGACCGTGGACGGCGAGACCGTCACCGGCCGCGCCGGCCAGACGATCGCCGGTGTGCTGCTGGCCGCCGGCCGCGTCTCTTGGCGGACCAGCCCGCGCAGCGGCCGCCCGCGCGGCGTCTTCTGCGGCATCGGCGTCTGCTTCGACTGCCTCGTCGTCGTCAACGGCCTCCGTGACGTCCGCGCCTGCCAGCGCCGCGCCACCGACGGCGACGTGATCACCCGCCAGGACGACGCCGATGAGCCGGGCGGCCACGCCGCCGCGCCGCATGACGGTGGCGGCCCGGGGAGCTCCGCGGCTGGGCCGGCGAGCGGGGAGCAATTCGGTGCGGGAGGTGCGCGGTGA